The genomic DNA TGATAAAAATGGTTTGAGTAAACCTTGAAAAATTGCAAAATCTAAAATAATTCTGGCTAAAGCAAACCAAAAAATACTTTCTGCGGCTAAAATTACAAACGGTAAAATACTATTATTAATATTCCAACCTAATTCTATTTGCGATAAACCTCTGACTAAACCAAAAGCAAAAACAGCACCAGATTTAAGGTGAGAATTTTTATCTGCACGAATAATATAACGGTAAGTTACACCAAATAGAAAACCGGAAAAACCAGCAATACCAGCACTGAGTAGAAATTCTAAATTAATTACTAAATTAATTAGTTGAAATTGATTTATATTCAGTATATCAAAATACTGATTTAGCAGCAACTCATTAATAACAGTAGTCAGTAAAAAAGAGAAAGCAACAGCAAAACTACCAATAATACCCGCCTTGAGAGATTCTAACCTTTCTTGCATGAGTTTCATAAACCAAGTTGCCCTTCTGTTAACACCATTAAACAATCTACCGCCTTTCCCGGTATGATAAACATTAGAGACCTTTTGCAATTATTTGAAAAGTAGAACTATGATTTTGACATTGGGTTGGGTATCACTCTTGGTTGTGTTCACTTGGTCTATTTCTATGGTAGTTTGGGGACGCAACGGACTATAAATAAATCGTGAACAGTCCATTTCTGAGTGTTTTAGCGTTAGTTGCCCTCGTGTTACTCGTAGGAGTTACAGGTGGTGTAGTTTATTTAACCTTGGCAGATTGGCGCGATCGTCGTCGTCAAGAAGACGAAACCCGCGAACTCAAACGCAGTACAGCCAAACGACGCTAAGGTTTTGACCAAAAGAATGGGATACAAGCCCCGTCCTTCTAGGACGGCTTTATGGTAAAATTTAGGTATAGTCGCCATAGGGCATTGGGAGACTCTAAACGGACATGGAGGGACGGTAAGACCACTTGTGGCGCATCCCAGCGAAGTGTCAAGGAATCCTCGCTCCTTTAGGACGAGGAGGTATGTCAAAACAAATATCAGCTTATTTCTGGGCTGAAAAATCTATGTGGGGGTGGGATCTATTATCTATCCCCTCATAACTTTAGAAGAAATCACTGCTAAACAGGATATTAAACGAGTTCGAGCATAGATCGAAGTTGTTTCTCTTCCCAAGGGTACAACCGTACAAGTTGAAATAAATTCTAGATAACGGGGTAAATTTTGCAATGGACGGGATGAATTTTCAGCACCAAATAACAATTCTCCGGCTACTACTAAAGGTAAAATAACTTCTGGTAACGTTAACACTCTTTCAATAATTGCTGCGTCACCATTTAAAAAACGAACTGCAAGCGATCGCTACCCTCATCGCAGTCATCGCTATCATGTAAACATAGCGGCGTGTTTATTTAACTGTATTACTTGCTTGCGTTCTTTTCAATTTTTTTGAGATAGCATTCAGTATTACTCACAATTTTTTCTAAAACCTTTGAAATATATGGAGTAAACTGCTCCTTTGAAATAGTTTCATAAGGATACTGATGCACCTTCTTCAAAGAATTGACAATTTCCGTTTTTGTCTTAGTATCTAAACTTAAAAAAGGATCATTGCGATTGTAATTGTGAAAACTAGTAAGATGGATCAGGTTACAACTCAAGTCGTAAACAAGCTTTACCCAGCCGACTTCTTGATCAACCATTACCCTATCAGTAACAGGCCACTTTTTTCCCGATCTGAAATCACGAAGAATCCTCGTTAACTTTACAGAGTCTTGAAGACTGCACAAATAAGAAACTCTAATAAGAGAATCTATTTCCTGTCGCAGCACCGTAATTGCAACACCAATAATGCCATTTTCTAGAAGGATACTTACAGCTTTTTGATGCTCTATGGAACGTTCTCTAACAGTTTGACAAAATTCGTTTATTAAACTGTCCATATACCCTATTTAAGTATTTAAACTCTTATAAATTTCCTAATTTCGCCATAATGTCCGGACAATAATCATAAAATTTAACAATAACTCAAATATCCAAGTGTTTGACCACAGTTTTTAGGAATACTTATTGAAGTAAATACGTAATTAACCAAAATTGCTAATTATAAAGTCAAGTATTGTATAATTTATAATACGTAATCTGTGTTAAAATTCCGTCTCCATCCTGTAAATCCTTAAATCCTGGACATCCTGATATGGCTTACGCCACGCTTCGCTATCAGACAACAACAACATGGCAACTTATAAAAAAGTCAATTAGTCTTAATTTTAGTTACAGTTAGATCACAAATAAATCGTGAGGGGTGATACTATGCGTGTCTTGCTAGTTTATCCAATATTTCCCAGAACCTTTTGGTCCTATGAAAAAATCCTAGCATTGGTTGACAGAAAGGTTCTACTACCACCATTAGGTTTAGTTACAGTAGCGGCTATCCTACCCCAAGAATGGGAGTTTAAGCTAGTAGATCGTAACATTCGCGCCGCTACAGAAGAAGAATGGGCATGGGCAGATATAGTCATTTTCTCGGCTATGATTGTCCAGAAACAAGACTTACTAGATCAAATTAGAGAAGCAAAACGCCGGGGTAAGTTGGTAG from Okeanomitos corallinicola TIOX110 includes the following:
- the petN gene encoding cytochrome b6-f complex subunit PetN, which encodes MILTLGWVSLLVVFTWSISMVVWGRNGL